The proteins below come from a single Sphingomicrobium sediminis genomic window:
- a CDS encoding sensor histidine kinase, protein MIDPLPAALIDAFSDPVILVEGQRIIAINNAARDQLGLRLANSDIRLAIRHPDVLDAINSGDQRRLEVEGIGRADQPWRVIVTPVDEDITLVRMIDRAAERAAERMRVDFVANASHELRTPLAGILGYAETLSDDGPMDDETRRNFADTIESEARRMLRIVEDLMGLSRIEADRFVTPRQTLDLADLVNDTLEEIQPTAERRQCNIVSDVEANLPPVRGDQAQLMQLVDNLVGNAIRYGCDGECDSVRVGLARSGRDRIRLTVADKGPGIAPEHLPRLTERFYRVDPARSRSSGGTGLGLAIVKHIVERHRGTLNIASALGTGTTVTVDLPILR, encoded by the coding sequence ATGATCGACCCGCTGCCCGCCGCCCTCATCGACGCCTTTTCCGATCCGGTCATCCTGGTCGAGGGGCAGCGCATCATCGCCATCAACAATGCCGCACGCGACCAATTGGGCTTGCGCCTCGCCAATAGCGACATCCGCCTCGCCATCCGCCACCCCGACGTGCTCGACGCCATCAATTCGGGCGACCAGCGCCGGCTCGAGGTCGAAGGCATCGGCCGCGCCGATCAGCCTTGGCGGGTCATCGTCACCCCGGTCGACGAGGACATCACCCTGGTGCGCATGATCGACCGCGCCGCAGAGCGTGCGGCAGAGCGCATGCGCGTCGACTTCGTCGCAAATGCCAGTCACGAATTGCGCACCCCGCTCGCGGGCATTCTCGGTTACGCGGAAACACTGTCCGACGACGGACCGATGGACGACGAGACCCGCCGTAACTTTGCCGACACGATCGAGAGCGAGGCGCGGCGCATGCTGCGGATCGTCGAAGATCTGATGGGCCTGTCGCGGATCGAGGCGGACCGCTTCGTCACGCCGCGTCAAACGCTCGATCTTGCTGACCTGGTCAATGACACGCTCGAGGAAATCCAGCCCACCGCCGAACGCCGGCAATGCAATATCGTCAGCGATGTCGAGGCCAACCTGCCGCCCGTGCGCGGCGACCAAGCGCAATTGATGCAGCTGGTCGATAATCTGGTCGGCAATGCGATCCGCTATGGCTGCGACGGCGAATGCGATTCGGTGCGTGTTGGCTTGGCTCGTTCGGGCCGCGACCGCATCCGCCTCACGGTCGCCGACAAGGGCCCCGGCATTGCGCCCGAACACCTGCCCCGCCTTACCGAGAGGTTTTACCGCGTCGACCCGGCTCGTAGCCGCAGCAGCGGCGGCACCGGCCTCGGCCTCGCTATCGTCAAGCATATTGTCGAGCGGCATCGCGGGACGCTGAATATCGCCAGTGCGCTCGGCACCGGGACCACCGTGACGGTTGACTTGCCGATCCTGCGCTAG
- a CDS encoding TonB-dependent receptor, with protein MRRTTSLLSYSALALAMAATANPALAQSTDEEADVTTPQEVAEPEEGIGVIVITAQRYEQNLQDVPISVATVDADVLNAVSTGGADIRGLAGRVPSLNIESSFGRTFPRFYIRGLGNTDFDLNASQPVSLVYDDVVLENPILKGFPVFDMERVEVLRGPQGTLFGRNTPAGIVKFDSRRPDSNENYFRGSYGTYDTINIESGMGGELSDEWSIRASVLYQHRADWIDNIDTPEIGDLEGYDDFAARLQLQYEPTDFATFRLTGQIRDMEGSARIFRANALVPEDNDLQGVIIGDEFKRDQVRADGINFQRLETKNVALTADFDIGADATLTSVTSYWGGSLESRGDIDGGFGNQFGPEQGPGFIPFSAQSRDDIPSLSQITQEVRIASNPATGFGYQAGAFFFWEDLEISSEDYGTPTDLAPAAIANQEQFSEGLGVFGTLRYAFDNGVTLQGGLRYNRDRRDFRAARPLDTRPGFLGFGGPVDPIETTVEDEVVTWDVAATYEVNDNVNIYARAAKGYRAPSIQGRLLFGRDLSVADSETTMSYEAGVKTEFNRALRFNLTGYFFETEDLQLTAVGGENNFTRLLNAAEVDGYGLEAELVAAPLPGLLLTAGASYNSTETQDPGAFVAGCASGCTVLDPERGGAPGIFSIDGNPLPQAPDWTINWTAGYEVPVGNGDIYVFTDWYYRSEIQFFLYESVEYSDPDLLEGGLRIGYRTNTFDIAGFVRNITNDYSPVGGIDFNNLTAFVNEPRIYGVELGVNF; from the coding sequence ATGCGTCGCACCACCAGCCTGCTTTCCTATTCGGCTCTGGCGCTTGCCATGGCCGCCACCGCCAACCCGGCGCTCGCGCAGAGCACCGATGAAGAAGCGGACGTCACCACGCCGCAGGAAGTCGCCGAGCCCGAAGAAGGCATCGGCGTCATCGTCATCACCGCCCAGCGCTACGAACAGAACCTGCAGGACGTCCCGATCTCGGTCGCGACCGTCGATGCAGACGTCCTCAACGCCGTCTCGACCGGTGGCGCGGACATTCGCGGCCTCGCCGGCCGCGTGCCCAGCCTCAACATCGAGAGCTCGTTCGGCCGTACCTTCCCGCGTTTCTACATTCGCGGCCTCGGCAACACCGACTTCGACCTCAACGCGTCGCAGCCGGTCAGCCTCGTCTATGACGACGTCGTTCTCGAAAACCCGATCCTCAAGGGCTTCCCGGTATTCGACATGGAGCGCGTCGAAGTGCTCCGTGGTCCGCAGGGCACCCTGTTCGGCCGCAACACGCCGGCCGGCATCGTCAAGTTCGACAGCCGTCGTCCGGACTCGAACGAGAACTATTTCCGCGGCAGCTACGGCACCTATGACACGATCAACATCGAAAGTGGCATGGGCGGCGAGCTGAGCGACGAATGGTCGATCCGCGCCTCGGTCCTCTACCAGCACCGCGCCGACTGGATCGACAATATCGACACCCCGGAAATCGGCGACCTCGAAGGTTATGACGATTTCGCCGCTCGCCTGCAGCTGCAGTATGAGCCGACCGACTTCGCGACCTTCCGCCTGACCGGTCAGATCCGCGACATGGAAGGCTCGGCCCGTATCTTCCGCGCCAACGCACTTGTTCCGGAAGATAACGACCTCCAGGGCGTTATCATTGGTGACGAGTTCAAGCGTGACCAGGTTCGTGCCGACGGCATCAACTTCCAGCGCCTCGAAACCAAGAATGTCGCGCTGACCGCCGACTTCGACATCGGCGCCGACGCCACGCTGACCAGCGTCACCAGCTATTGGGGCGGCAGCCTTGAATCGCGCGGTGACATTGATGGCGGCTTCGGCAACCAGTTCGGCCCCGAACAGGGCCCGGGTTTCATCCCCTTCTCGGCCCAGAGCCGCGATGACATCCCGTCGCTGTCGCAGATCACCCAGGAAGTCCGCATCGCCAGCAACCCGGCGACCGGCTTCGGCTACCAGGCCGGCGCCTTTTTCTTCTGGGAAGATCTCGAAATCAGCTCGGAAGATTATGGCACGCCGACCGACCTCGCGCCGGCCGCCATCGCCAATCAGGAGCAGTTCTCGGAAGGCCTCGGCGTCTTTGGTACGCTGCGCTACGCCTTCGATAACGGCGTCACCCTGCAGGGCGGTCTTCGCTACAACCGCGACCGTCGCGACTTCCGCGCTGCGCGTCCGCTCGACACCCGCCCGGGCTTCCTCGGCTTCGGCGGTCCGGTCGATCCCATCGAAACCACGGTCGAAGACGAAGTCGTGACCTGGGACGTTGCCGCGACCTACGAGGTCAATGACAACGTCAACATCTACGCCCGCGCTGCCAAGGGCTATCGCGCGCCGTCGATCCAGGGCCGCCTGCTGTTCGGTCGTGACCTTTCGGTCGCCGACAGCGAAACGACCATGAGCTACGAAGCCGGCGTGAAGACCGAGTTCAATCGCGCGCTTCGCTTCAACCTCACCGGTTATTTCTTCGAAACCGAAGACCTGCAGCTCACTGCGGTCGGTGGCGAGAACAACTTCACCCGCCTGCTGAACGCGGCCGAAGTTGACGGTTACGGCCTCGAAGCCGAATTGGTCGCTGCCCCGCTGCCGGGCCTGCTGCTGACCGCCGGCGCCAGCTACAACAGCACCGAGACCCAGGATCCCGGCGCGTTCGTCGCGGGCTGCGCCTCGGGCTGCACCGTGCTCGACCCCGAGCGTGGCGGTGCCCCGGGCATCTTCTCGATCGACGGCAACCCGCTGCCGCAGGCACCGGACTGGACCATCAACTGGACCGCTGGCTACGAAGTCCCGGTCGGCAATGGCGACATCTACGTCTTCACCGACTGGTATTATCGCAGCGAAATCCAGTTCTTCCTCTATGAGTCGGTCGAATATTCGGACCCCGACCTCCTCGAGGGCGGCCTGCGTATCGGTTACCGCACCAACACCTTCGACATTGCCGGCTTCGTTCGTAACATCACGAACGACTACAGCCCCGTCGGCGGTATCGACTTCAACAACCTCACTGCCTTCGTGAACGAACCGCGCATCTACGGCGTCGAACTGGGCGTGAACTTCTAA
- a CDS encoding glutamate--cysteine ligase, with product MTTRTDLSESPLIESRDDLLAVFSGGEKPKSDWRIGTEHEKFVYNVEDHSAPSWEEDGGIRDLLTALTEFGWKPVIEGGKIIALTGDDGTISLEPSGQFELSGAALEHLHQTCNEAGRHLKQCKAVGEKLGVGFLGLGMWPDKARSDLSWMPKARYGIMRGYMPKKGDLGLDMMLRTCTIQVNLDYASEADMVQKFRVGLALQPVATALFANSPFTEGKPNGFLSFRSQIWTDTDPDRTGMLPFVFEDGFGYERWCDYALDVPMYFVFRDGIYHDVAGKSFRDFLDGKLEGLEGEKPTRADWTDHLSTIFPEVRLKSFLEMRGADGGPWNRICALPALWVGLLYDQPTLDAAWDRVKGWSIEQREQLRADVPRLGLKTPLPNGGTMQDLAEEVVDKAANGLRARARFNAAGDDETGFLDPLRDLLAQGKTPADLLLDAYHGRWGETVAPVYDEKSF from the coding sequence ATGACGACGCGCACCGACCTTTCCGAGAGTCCGCTCATCGAAAGCCGCGACGATTTGTTGGCGGTATTTTCCGGCGGCGAGAAGCCCAAGTCGGACTGGCGGATCGGCACCGAGCACGAGAAATTCGTCTACAATGTCGAAGACCATTCGGCCCCCAGCTGGGAAGAAGATGGCGGTATCCGCGACCTCCTCACCGCGCTCACCGAGTTCGGATGGAAGCCGGTCATCGAAGGCGGCAAGATCATCGCGCTGACCGGCGATGATGGCACGATCAGCCTCGAGCCGTCGGGCCAGTTCGAGCTGTCGGGCGCGGCGCTGGAGCATCTCCACCAGACCTGCAACGAGGCGGGTCGCCACCTCAAGCAGTGCAAGGCGGTGGGCGAGAAATTGGGCGTCGGTTTCCTCGGCCTCGGCATGTGGCCCGACAAGGCGCGTAGCGATCTCTCTTGGATGCCCAAGGCGCGCTACGGGATCATGCGGGGCTACATGCCCAAGAAGGGCGACCTCGGCCTCGACATGATGCTGCGCACCTGCACGATCCAGGTAAATCTCGATTATGCGAGCGAAGCCGACATGGTGCAGAAATTCCGCGTCGGCCTCGCGCTCCAGCCGGTCGCCACGGCATTGTTTGCCAATTCGCCCTTTACCGAAGGCAAACCCAACGGCTTCCTCTCGTTCCGCAGCCAGATCTGGACCGACACCGATCCCGATCGCACCGGCATGCTGCCCTTCGTCTTCGAAGATGGCTTCGGCTACGAACGCTGGTGCGACTATGCGCTCGACGTGCCGATGTATTTCGTCTTCCGCGACGGCATCTATCACGATGTTGCCGGCAAGAGCTTCCGCGACTTTCTCGATGGCAAGCTGGAAGGCCTCGAAGGCGAGAAGCCGACGCGCGCCGACTGGACCGACCACCTCTCGACCATCTTCCCCGAAGTCCGCCTCAAGAGCTTCCTCGAGATGCGTGGCGCCGATGGCGGGCCGTGGAACCGTATCTGCGCGCTGCCGGCGCTTTGGGTCGGCCTGCTCTACGACCAGCCGACTCTCGATGCGGCCTGGGACCGCGTGAAGGGCTGGTCGATCGAGCAGCGCGAGCAGCTGCGCGCCGACGTTCCGCGGCTCGGCCTCAAAACGCCGCTTCCCAATGGCGGGACGATGCAGGATCTGGCCGAAGAAGTGGTCGACAAGGCGGCCAACGGCCTTCGCGCCCGCGCTCGTTTCAATGCAGCCGGCGATGATGAAACCGGCTTCCTCGATCCGCTGCGCGACCTGCTGGCGCAGGGCAAGACGCCCGCCGACCTGCTGCTCGATGCCTATCATGGCCGATGGGGCGAAACCGTCGCGCCGGTCTATGACGAAAAAAGTTTCTGA
- the pip gene encoding prolyl aminopeptidase — protein sequence MSERRGLYEIVEPYESGMFDVGDGHSLYYERVGTPGAKPAVFLHGGPGGGISDSHRGQWDPELYDVLLFEQRGCGRSTPFASLENNTTQDLIADIEKLRAHCGHDKWQVFGGSWGSTLSLAYAQAHPERVDELILRGIFFGDEREYGWLFKYGASELYPDEFEKFLAVLPEDGRDDPIQAFHHILTGDDEDKKLEAARAWSRWEAVTVTVLPDPDVMAHMQDAKQALAMARIENHYMRHGCFLEEGEILAKMDRIAHIPGIIVQGRHDCCTPPHSAWLLAKAWPEGELQIVDDGGHSYSEPGILDGLVRATDRFAGKSA from the coding sequence ATGAGCGAGCGCCGCGGCCTCTACGAAATCGTTGAACCCTATGAGAGCGGCATGTTCGATGTCGGAGACGGCCACAGCCTCTATTACGAGCGTGTCGGCACGCCGGGCGCCAAGCCGGCCGTCTTTCTCCACGGTGGTCCTGGCGGCGGCATCAGCGACAGCCATCGCGGCCAATGGGACCCCGAACTGTACGACGTCCTGCTGTTCGAACAGCGCGGCTGCGGACGCTCGACGCCCTTTGCCAGCCTTGAGAACAATACGACGCAGGACCTCATTGCCGATATCGAGAAGCTGCGCGCGCATTGCGGCCATGACAAATGGCAGGTCTTCGGCGGCAGCTGGGGCTCGACGCTGAGCCTTGCCTATGCCCAGGCCCATCCCGAGCGCGTCGACGAACTCATCCTGCGCGGCATCTTCTTCGGCGACGAGCGCGAATATGGCTGGCTGTTCAAATATGGCGCCAGCGAGCTCTATCCCGACGAATTCGAGAAATTCCTTGCCGTGCTGCCCGAAGATGGTCGCGACGATCCGATCCAGGCCTTCCACCACATCCTCACCGGCGATGACGAAGACAAGAAACTGGAAGCCGCGCGCGCCTGGTCGCGCTGGGAAGCGGTGACCGTCACCGTCCTGCCCGATCCCGACGTCATGGCGCATATGCAGGACGCCAAGCAGGCGCTCGCCATGGCCCGCATCGAGAACCATTATATGCGCCACGGCTGCTTCCTCGAGGAAGGCGAGATCCTCGCCAAGATGGACCGCATCGCCCACATCCCCGGGATCATTGTCCAGGGTCGCCACGATTGCTGCACCCCGCCCCATTCGGCCTGGCTGCTGGCCAAGGCCTGGCCCGAGGGCGAATTGCAGATCGTCGATGATGGCGGGCACAGCTATTCCGAACCCGGCATTCTCGACGGCCTCGTCCGCGCGACCGACCGGTTTGCAGGCAAGTCGGCATGA
- a CDS encoding phospholipase D-like domain-containing protein codes for MSEEITPIVAVGRNCWRIERASHASVIVDAADYYRVIAEAMERAQERIFIVGWDFDTRISLAPDREGSYHASLGHFFLELARKKPGRKIDILKWNFGALKQFLSLRATYWLIRWWIARPINLKFDSSHPKGCSHHQKIVVIDESLAACGGIDIAMRRWDTREHKPDDPCRKTPNGHPYEPWHDTTMLMKGDVAEALGELGRERWKVATSRDLDPVKQIDDDWPENLDPMFEDADIAIARTRAAWNDVEEVRENEALVIDMIEKCERFAYIENQYFTSPRIAAAICTRLSEPNPPEIVMVMPRTADGWLESVAMDGTRQRLMQTIQKNPGGENFRIYVPVNEAGTDIYVHAKLAVIDDRFLRVGSANLNNRSMGLDSECDVIVDCGLPQNRNRGFEEVIRDQRRDLMAEHLDCDIAEIERLENEGKGLIDTIEKLRGEGKTLTLLELKDLSDAENFISDHELLDPESTEEMLEPFARKSLRQRWRERRARLKKRFSRSS; via the coding sequence ATGAGCGAGGAAATCACCCCCATCGTTGCGGTCGGCCGCAATTGCTGGCGCATCGAGCGGGCTAGCCACGCCAGCGTCATCGTCGATGCCGCAGACTATTACCGCGTCATCGCCGAAGCGATGGAGCGCGCGCAGGAACGCATCTTCATCGTCGGCTGGGATTTCGACACGCGCATCAGCCTCGCCCCCGATCGCGAGGGCAGCTACCATGCCAGCCTCGGTCACTTCTTCCTCGAATTGGCGCGCAAGAAGCCGGGTCGGAAGATCGATATCCTCAAATGGAATTTCGGAGCGCTGAAGCAATTTCTGTCGCTGCGCGCGACTTACTGGCTGATCCGCTGGTGGATCGCCAGGCCAATCAATCTCAAGTTCGACAGTTCCCACCCCAAGGGCTGCTCGCATCACCAGAAGATCGTCGTCATCGACGAGAGCCTTGCGGCGTGCGGCGGGATCGACATTGCCATGCGCCGCTGGGACACGCGCGAGCACAAGCCCGACGATCCGTGCCGCAAGACACCCAACGGCCATCCCTATGAGCCGTGGCATGACACCACGATGCTAATGAAAGGCGATGTCGCCGAGGCGCTTGGCGAGCTGGGCCGCGAACGCTGGAAAGTCGCGACCAGCCGCGACCTCGATCCGGTCAAGCAGATCGATGATGACTGGCCCGAAAATCTCGACCCGATGTTCGAGGATGCCGACATCGCCATCGCGCGGACCCGCGCGGCGTGGAACGATGTCGAGGAAGTTCGCGAGAACGAGGCGCTAGTCATCGACATGATCGAGAAGTGCGAGCGCTTCGCCTATATCGAAAACCAGTATTTCACCTCGCCCCGCATCGCCGCCGCCATTTGCACGCGGCTGAGCGAACCCAACCCACCCGAAATCGTCATGGTGATGCCGCGCACGGCGGATGGCTGGCTGGAGAGCGTTGCGATGGACGGGACGCGCCAGCGGCTGATGCAGACCATCCAGAAAAATCCGGGCGGCGAGAATTTCCGCATCTACGTGCCGGTTAACGAGGCTGGTACCGACATCTATGTCCACGCCAAGCTGGCAGTCATCGACGACCGGTTTCTGCGGGTCGGGTCGGCCAATCTCAACAATCGTTCGATGGGGCTCGACAGCGAATGCGACGTCATCGTCGATTGCGGGCTGCCGCAGAACCGGAACCGCGGTTTCGAGGAGGTCATTCGTGACCAGCGTCGCGACCTCATGGCCGAGCATCTCGATTGCGACATTGCCGAGATCGAGCGACTGGAAAATGAGGGCAAGGGCCTGATCGACACGATCGAGAAGCTGCGCGGCGAGGGCAAGACATTGACCCTACTCGAGCTCAAGGATTTGAGCGATGCGGAGAATTTCATCTCCGATCACGAGCTGCTCGACCCCGAAAGCACCGAAGAGATGTTAGAGCCGTTCGCGCGCAAGAGCCTGCGCCAGCGCTGGCGCGAACGGCGAGCGCGATTGAAGAAGCGTTTCTCGCGAAGTTCTTGA
- a CDS encoding helix-turn-helix domain-containing protein — MNFAGHHFVNPHPDSMPVSPTSTELVARLSDGQRECLRLVAAHMSSKEIAAELGISPHTVDQRVRQSLQILGVSRWQQAARLLAEAEAAPGEDPYQRLIHQSPYIPETPDPRHPEAVIGTEIRHADHAGGTGVSASQTEQDVVSDRFLLQLPFATRKQPRNEMGVGTRLLWIVLIALGASFAAGMYMAGLESLARLLSG; from the coding sequence ATGAACTTTGCAGGACACCATTTTGTGAACCCGCATCCTGACAGCATGCCAGTCTCGCCCACTAGTACCGAGCTTGTCGCCCGGCTGTCGGACGGGCAGCGCGAATGCCTGCGCCTGGTCGCGGCCCACATGTCGTCCAAGGAAATCGCTGCCGAATTGGGCATCAGCCCGCATACGGTCGATCAGCGCGTGCGCCAGTCGCTACAGATTCTCGGTGTCTCGCGCTGGCAGCAAGCGGCCCGTCTTCTAGCGGAGGCCGAGGCGGCGCCGGGTGAAGACCCATATCAACGCTTGATACATCAATCGCCGTACATTCCGGAAACCCCCGATCCCCGCCATCCAGAAGCGGTGATCGGCACAGAGATTCGGCACGCCGATCACGCAGGGGGAACCGGTGTTTCGGCGTCGCAAACCGAGCAGGATGTCGTCTCTGACCGGTTCCTCCTGCAATTGCCGTTCGCTACGCGGAAACAGCCGCGGAACGAAATGGGCGTCGGAACCCGGCTCTTGTGGATCGTGCTCATCGCATTGGGCGCTTCCTTCGCCGCCGGGATGTATATGGCAGGACTTGAAAGCCTCGCCCGGTTGCTTTCCGGCTGA
- a CDS encoding 16S rRNA (uracil(1498)-N(3))-methyltransferase, whose translation MPATPAWPPESLPRLFVETSLSEGIEIDLPKNQAHYVGTVMRRQFGDALLLFDGEHGEWRGEIVEVAKKRARLRVTGQTRPQEAATGLTLAFAPIKKQRIDFLIEKAVELGVETLQPVLTQRTIASRIGEDRIRAHIVEAAEQCGRTAIAELKQPVRLKQWLIERTSEPLYFADENGGAPALESFRAPPATILVGPEGGFTDEEREMIHAEEAAVAISLGPRILRAETAALAAVTAYMASAGDWTD comes from the coding sequence ATGCCCGCTACTCCCGCCTGGCCGCCCGAAAGCCTGCCGCGTCTGTTCGTCGAGACCTCGCTCAGCGAAGGCATCGAGATCGACCTGCCCAAGAACCAGGCCCATTATGTCGGCACGGTCATGCGCCGCCAGTTCGGCGATGCCCTGCTCCTGTTCGACGGCGAGCATGGCGAATGGCGCGGCGAGATCGTCGAGGTCGCCAAGAAGCGCGCCCGGCTGCGGGTCACCGGCCAGACCCGCCCGCAGGAAGCGGCGACCGGGCTCACCCTCGCCTTCGCGCCGATCAAGAAGCAGCGGATCGATTTCCTTATCGAGAAAGCCGTCGAATTGGGCGTCGAGACCCTCCAGCCCGTCCTCACCCAGCGCACCATTGCCAGCCGGATCGGCGAAGACCGCATCCGCGCGCATATCGTCGAGGCGGCCGAGCAATGCGGCCGCACCGCGATCGCCGAATTGAAGCAGCCGGTGCGCCTCAAGCAATGGCTGATCGAGCGAACTTCCGAGCCACTTTATTTTGCCGACGAGAATGGCGGCGCACCGGCACTCGAAAGCTTCAGGGCACCGCCCGCGACGATCCTCGTCGGTCCCGAAGGCGGTTTTACCGATGAGGAGCGCGAAATGATCCACGCCGAAGAAGCTGCCGTCGCGATCAGTCTCGGGCCGCGCATCCTGCGCGCCGAAACCGCCGCTCTGGCCGCCGTTACCGCCTATATGGCAAGCGCGGGCGACTGGACCGATTAG